In the genome of Ignavibacteriales bacterium, one region contains:
- a CDS encoding MerR family transcriptional regulator, whose translation MNQKIYLQAELISKLHISLPQLLDWEKEKLIKPAGVDEDKIPFYTQETYNECEKILKLMELGYEIASISKIIKKVGLPVESDSKIKNSAVKYLTVGELALKIEVSPRTIKHWEDKGIIESDMRSEGGFRLYSEVYVFFCNLILDLQNFGYSLDEIKVISDYFRDFLSFQNSLEIYQKDDVSQKLELIQTEIEKLFVKTSKLKEGIERWEELLKKKKKEIAAIKSRNTKR comes from the coding sequence ATGAACCAAAAAATATACCTTCAGGCAGAATTGATAAGCAAACTTCATATATCATTACCCCAACTGTTAGACTGGGAAAAGGAAAAACTTATTAAACCGGCTGGCGTGGATGAGGATAAAATCCCTTTCTATACGCAGGAGACTTATAATGAATGTGAAAAGATACTTAAGCTGATGGAACTTGGTTATGAAATTGCATCTATCTCGAAGATTATAAAGAAAGTCGGGCTTCCCGTTGAATCGGATTCAAAAATAAAAAACTCCGCAGTAAAATATTTAACAGTCGGTGAGCTTGCATTAAAAATAGAAGTATCACCGAGGACAATTAAACACTGGGAGGACAAAGGGATAATTGAATCAGATATGAGAAGCGAAGGAGGATTCAGGTTATACTCCGAAGTTTATGTTTTCTTTTGCAATCTGATACTTGATCTGCAAAACTTCGGTTACAGCCTTGATGAAATAAAAGTTATCTCCGATTATTTCAGGGATTTTCTTTCATTCCAGAATAGTCTTGAGATTTATCAAAAGGATGATGTGTCCCAAAAACTTGAACTGATCCAAACTGAAATCGAAAAGCTATTTGTAAAAACATCAAAGCTTAAAGAGGGGATTGAACGCTGGGAAGAACTTCTTAAGAAAAAGAAAAAAGAAATTGCCGCAATAAAAAGCAGAAACACAAAAAGGTGA
- a CDS encoding PD40 domain-containing protein yields MKNFLAGFIFIVLMSNNFYGQIENHLLRNPAISPDGSRIAFSYQGDIWVVSAFGGNADRLTIHEGYETSPCFSPDGSMIAFSGARYGNSDVYIVNVLNGSPERLTYHSANDNVTSWHKDKGIIFTTVRDFNQLEREAEIFSVSPYGGTESRILNSLGSDAVVSPQGRFIAFTRHSNSIFRESYKGPANRDIWVYDTQSDNYHKISTSDANDFMPKWSGENQLYFISAESNKYNLYKVSITSGGERSGTPVQVTSYNDYGVRSFDITADGSKIIMERGIDLLTLNTNDNSVSPVNINVTSDYRFDPVEFKSFSKDASEYVVSPNGKLLAFVVRGEVFIKEADKEKSRSVNVSDSPFRDMNPSWLSDSTLVFISDRDSSQYDIFMVRSADKNQSNIFKSLKHELIKLTSTSSDESNPSVSPDGKKIIYTTGNAKVIVADISADGKLSNGKILNANWAAFNNIVWSPDSKWIAYSQEDLYFNEEVFILAADSSKGPINVSMHPRSDNSPFWSKDGTKLGFISARNNRNNDVWFAWLTKEDWEKTKEDWEEKEPAAEDKPDKKDSKSEDKPKVKEIKIDIEGIHNRLLQVTSFPGDEGNVTISKDGETFYYTAVSSNAKGRDLFSIKWDGKDLKEITKGGTNPSGVSIDAEGKYLYYFKQGGSINRQDLKSDKSESIPYSAKMKIDYVTERHQIFDEAWRAIRDNFYDPNYHGKDWSSLKDKYEPLCMAASTENDFRDMFNYMLGELNASHMGMYGSDRSETQKDVTGMLGVELVQTSAGMKVIRVIPDSPADKISSKLNADDIITAIDGTPVDSLENFYQMLQNSADEKLVLTVKDKELKEREIVIRPSSNVRSLLYEEWVLNRKKLTDQYSNGRLGYIHIQGMSIPSFEVFERALTEAGNGKEGLVVDVRYNGGGWTTDYLMAVLNYKQHAYTIPRGASDNLEADKLNFRNYYPTGERLIFAAWLKPSIAMCNEDSYSNAEIFSHAYKTLGIGTLVGKPTNGSVISTGAKGLIDGSYVRLPFRGWFTKATDKNQELGPAVPDIIIENSADAKSKDVDEQLKAAVDQLLKEIDSMK; encoded by the coding sequence ATGAAAAATTTTCTTGCCGGTTTTATTTTTATAGTGTTGATGTCTAATAATTTTTATGGGCAGATCGAAAATCATCTCCTTAGGAACCCCGCTATCAGCCCCGACGGTTCGCGTATTGCGTTTTCATACCAGGGCGATATCTGGGTAGTATCAGCATTCGGCGGTAATGCCGACAGACTTACAATACATGAAGGTTATGAAACTTCTCCATGCTTTAGTCCTGATGGCAGTATGATAGCATTTTCAGGCGCGCGCTATGGAAATAGTGACGTCTATATAGTTAATGTCCTTAACGGTTCACCTGAACGATTAACCTATCATTCCGCGAATGATAATGTTACCTCATGGCATAAGGATAAAGGAATAATCTTTACAACTGTAAGAGACTTTAATCAGCTTGAACGGGAAGCAGAAATATTTTCAGTTTCACCTTACGGCGGAACGGAGTCAAGAATATTAAATTCACTTGGCTCAGATGCAGTAGTTTCACCTCAGGGAAGATTCATTGCCTTTACAAGACATTCAAATTCAATTTTCAGAGAATCATATAAAGGTCCTGCTAACAGGGATATCTGGGTGTATGATACACAGTCAGATAACTATCATAAAATTTCCACTTCAGATGCAAATGATTTCATGCCAAAGTGGAGCGGAGAAAATCAATTATATTTTATTAGTGCCGAATCCAATAAGTATAACCTGTATAAAGTATCAATCACCAGCGGCGGTGAACGATCCGGTACTCCCGTTCAGGTTACTTCTTACAATGATTATGGAGTGCGTTCATTTGATATAACTGCAGATGGTTCCAAAATAATTATGGAACGAGGGATCGATCTGTTGACCTTAAACACAAATGATAATTCCGTATCTCCGGTAAACATAAATGTTACTTCTGACTACAGGTTCGACCCGGTTGAGTTTAAATCTTTTTCAAAAGATGCTTCTGAATATGTTGTATCACCGAATGGAAAACTCCTGGCTTTTGTTGTTCGGGGAGAAGTTTTCATCAAAGAAGCTGACAAAGAAAAATCAAGAAGTGTAAATGTTTCTGATAGTCCGTTCAGAGACATGAACCCTTCCTGGCTTAGCGATTCAACACTTGTATTTATTTCCGACAGGGACAGCAGTCAGTATGATATTTTTATGGTAAGATCGGCAGATAAAAATCAATCAAACATTTTCAAATCTTTAAAACATGAATTGATCAAACTAACGAGTACAAGTTCTGACGAATCGAATCCATCCGTTTCACCTGACGGTAAAAAAATTATTTACACAACCGGCAATGCAAAAGTAATTGTCGCTGATATTTCCGCCGACGGTAAATTATCAAACGGAAAAATTCTTAACGCTAACTGGGCTGCATTCAACAATATTGTTTGGAGCCCCGACAGTAAGTGGATTGCTTATTCACAGGAAGATCTCTACTTCAATGAAGAAGTATTTATACTGGCGGCAGATTCTTCTAAAGGACCAATTAATGTGAGCATGCATCCTCGTTCAGATAATTCACCATTCTGGAGTAAGGACGGAACAAAGCTTGGATTCATTTCAGCCCGTAACAACAGGAACAATGATGTCTGGTTTGCATGGCTGACTAAAGAAGACTGGGAAAAAACGAAAGAGGATTGGGAAGAGAAAGAACCCGCGGCTGAAGATAAACCGGATAAGAAAGATTCAAAGTCTGAAGACAAACCAAAAGTAAAAGAAATAAAAATAGATATTGAAGGAATACATAACAGGCTTTTACAGGTTACTTCATTCCCCGGTGATGAAGGAAATGTAACCATCTCAAAAGACGGAGAAACATTTTATTATACAGCAGTTTCCAGTAATGCAAAAGGTCGTGATCTGTTCAGCATAAAATGGGATGGAAAAGATCTTAAAGAAATAACCAAGGGAGGTACAAATCCATCAGGAGTCTCAATCGATGCTGAAGGAAAATATTTGTACTATTTTAAACAGGGTGGTTCAATCAACCGTCAGGATTTAAAATCGGATAAAAGTGAATCAATCCCCTATTCCGCAAAAATGAAAATCGATTATGTAACGGAGCGTCATCAGATTTTTGATGAAGCCTGGCGGGCGATCAGAGACAATTTTTATGATCCGAATTATCATGGAAAAGATTGGTCATCATTAAAAGATAAATATGAACCATTGTGTATGGCTGCATCCACAGAAAATGATTTCAGAGATATGTTCAACTATATGCTTGGTGAATTAAATGCCAGTCATATGGGAATGTATGGAAGTGACCGGTCAGAAACTCAAAAAGATGTAACCGGAATGCTTGGTGTTGAACTGGTTCAGACTTCTGCCGGGATGAAAGTGATCCGTGTTATTCCTGATTCACCTGCTGATAAGATTTCAAGTAAGTTGAATGCTGATGATATAATTACTGCAATCGACGGTACTCCGGTTGATAGTCTTGAAAATTTTTATCAGATGCTGCAAAACTCAGCCGATGAAAAATTAGTGCTGACTGTTAAGGATAAAGAACTAAAGGAAAGAGAAATTGTTATACGACCTTCTTCAAATGTTCGTTCTTTGTTATATGAAGAATGGGTATTGAACAGGAAAAAGCTTACGGACCAGTATTCAAACGGAAGACTCGGTTATATACATATACAGGGAATGAGCATTCCAAGTTTTGAAGTTTTTGAACGCGCTCTTACCGAAGCTGGAAATGGGAAAGAAGGTTTGGTTGTTGATGTTCGATATAACGGAGGCGGATGGACAACAGATTATCTTATGGCTGTTTTGAATTACAAACAGCATGCATATACGATACCTCGAGGAGCTTCTGATAATCTTGAAGCCGACAAACTGAATTTCCGGAATTACTACCCGACCGGGGAAAGATTAATATTTGCGGCATGGCTTAAACCCTCGATCGCTATGTGTAATGAAGATAGTTATTCTAACGCTGAAATATTTTCACACGCGTATAAGACACTCGGCATCGGAACACTTGTTGGCAAACCGACAAATGGGTCAGTCATCTCTACAGGCGCAAAAGGTTTAATCGATGGTTCTTACGTCCGTCTTCCATTCAGAGGCTGGTTTACAAAAGCGACCGATAAAAACCAGGAACTTGGACCTGCAGTTCCCGACATCATCATTGAAAATAGTGCAGATGCAAAATCAAAAGATGTTGACGAACAGTTAAAAGCTGCTGTTGATCAACTTCTGAAAGAAATTGACAGCATGAAATAA
- a CDS encoding YoaP domain-containing protein, producing MNNEIEIIDITENNILNYGICGYKSLKREGFPEKVSWIKENSANGLKIKSILTNNDGVQGMIEYMPAEYAWRPVDAKGYMFIQCVFTGFTSKYKNKGYGGKLIDECIADAKAQKKNGVVVVTRQGSFMIGSEIFLKKDFKVADKAEPDFELLVLKFKKSADDPKFKNTVEENPAKYKTGLTILRANQCPYTVKNVNEIVEASKSLFKITPKVIDIKSAAEAQTNPCAFGAFSIIYKGEIISHHPVSKTRFINIMNSILN from the coding sequence ATGAATAATGAAATTGAAATAATCGACATTACGGAAAACAACATTCTTAACTACGGTATCTGCGGATATAAAAGTCTTAAACGTGAAGGCTTTCCCGAAAAAGTTTCATGGATAAAGGAAAATTCTGCGAATGGACTTAAGATAAAATCAATACTGACTAATAATGATGGCGTTCAGGGAATGATTGAATATATGCCCGCAGAGTATGCCTGGCGCCCCGTTGACGCGAAAGGTTATATGTTCATTCAATGTGTGTTTACAGGGTTCACAAGTAAATATAAAAACAAAGGGTACGGTGGAAAGTTAATTGATGAATGTATTGCTGACGCAAAAGCACAGAAGAAAAACGGTGTTGTGGTTGTTACAAGGCAGGGTTCATTTATGATCGGTTCAGAAATTTTTCTCAAAAAAGATTTTAAAGTTGCTGATAAAGCTGAACCTGATTTTGAATTACTCGTACTTAAATTCAAAAAATCTGCGGATGATCCTAAATTTAAAAACACTGTTGAAGAAAATCCCGCGAAGTATAAAACAGGATTGACTATACTTCGTGCAAATCAATGTCCTTATACCGTCAAGAATGTAAATGAAATTGTCGAAGCTTCGAAATCACTTTTTAAAATCACTCCAAAAGTTATAGATATTAAATCTGCCGCCGAAGCACAAACTAATCCGTGTGCATTCGGTGCCTTCAGTATTATTTATAAAGGGGAAATAATATCTCATCATCCCGTTAGTAAAACTCGTTTTATCAACATCATGAATTCTATTCTTAATTAA
- a CDS encoding T9SS type A sorting domain-containing protein — protein MYLRLLILFLITGFTFTHSQVIVSVPEFPTENDSIKIIFNAQEGANTPGLRGYTGTVYTHTGVITSTSNGQWAHVIGSWGNNTTQPALTRIGTDLYELVIGKPRQFYSVTNPSEKILKLAFVFRSSNASQQTEDIFQDMYEPGITVIVTQPNVITSFGDPLRSPVFANSIDTIDISIGTAAIGTAVESLTLFVNGSQVSQTTSATLDYSFIAANHTAGVNYVDAVAVDTASNSDTVSFAIMLNPPVTNALLPAGIEHGINYIDNNSVTLALYAPFKNFVYVLGDFNDWKVDTTYFMKRHQQTSDSTIWWLTIDGLTPSQEYIFQYLVDGEIRIADPYSEKVSDPWNDQSISPTTYPDLIDYPTGKTEQPATVIQTAQQPYQWQVASFLRPAKKDMVIYELLIRDFLSLHDYQTLEDTLNYLKTLGVNVIELMPIMEFEGNESWGYNPSFHVAVDKYYGPKNSLKSFIDKAHQMGMAVVLDMVLNHAYGQSPLVRLYWDAANNRPAANNPWFNVTSPNPVFSFGYDFNHERNATRYFVDRVNKFWLEEYRFDGFRFDFTKGFTNVPGDGSNHDQSRINILQRMNNKIREYDSTAYVILEHFAPNSEETILQNSGMMLWGNMNYNYNEATMGYASDLTGVSYKSRGWTEPNLVAYMESHDEERLMFKNLQYGASGPNGYNIKNFNVAINRIKLASAFYFPVPGPKMIWQFGELGYDISIDNPCRVCNKPILWNYFNDDRRLKLYKVMSELIKLKHTYSVFSTTDFTAMLNGYGKRINLNSDSMDVTIVGNFHVQDVFVNPSFQKTGMWYEYFTGDSINVTNQVEPLPLTPGELRLYTTVRLPAPEPDLLTDVETFNNGIVEEFYLEQNYPNPFNPSTDITFSIRDRGIVSLKIYDILGREVKTLLNEEKDNGIYQVRWNGDNNSGSLVSSGVYFFRLESGSFIQTRKMLMIK, from the coding sequence ATGTATTTAAGGTTACTGATATTATTTTTAATAACAGGATTTACATTTACGCATTCTCAGGTAATTGTTTCTGTGCCTGAATTCCCTACTGAAAATGATTCCATAAAAATTATTTTTAATGCGCAGGAAGGTGCCAACACTCCGGGTTTGCGTGGCTATACAGGAACTGTATACACTCACACCGGTGTTATAACAAGTACGTCAAACGGACAGTGGGCGCACGTAATTGGTTCATGGGGAAATAACACCACACAGCCAGCATTAACCAGGATTGGAACTGACCTCTATGAACTGGTTATCGGAAAACCAAGACAGTTTTATTCAGTAACTAATCCTTCTGAAAAAATACTAAAACTCGCTTTTGTTTTCAGGAGTTCAAACGCATCTCAGCAGACAGAAGATATTTTCCAGGATATGTACGAACCGGGTATTACTGTTATTGTAACTCAGCCAAATGTTATAACAAGTTTCGGTGATCCGCTGCGTTCGCCTGTTTTTGCAAACTCAATTGACACTATTGATATATCAATCGGAACCGCAGCAATTGGTACTGCAGTTGAATCATTAACACTTTTTGTAAATGGATCACAGGTTTCTCAAACAACTTCTGCTACACTTGACTATTCCTTCATTGCGGCTAATCACACAGCAGGTGTAAATTATGTTGATGCGGTTGCTGTTGATACTGCTTCTAACTCAGATACAGTTTCATTCGCCATAATGTTAAACCCGCCGGTGACAAACGCTTTACTTCCAGCGGGAATCGAACATGGAATTAATTATATAGATAACAATTCGGTCACACTGGCTTTGTACGCGCCATTTAAAAATTTTGTTTATGTGCTTGGTGATTTTAATGACTGGAAAGTTGACACAACTTATTTTATGAAACGTCACCAGCAAACATCCGATAGTACTATTTGGTGGCTGACTATCGATGGACTTACACCATCACAGGAATATATTTTTCAGTACCTTGTTGACGGAGAGATAAGGATCGCAGATCCTTACTCAGAAAAAGTAAGTGATCCATGGAATGATCAGAGTATTTCACCAACAACATATCCTGATCTTATAGATTACCCAACAGGAAAAACTGAACAGCCTGCAACAGTCATTCAAACAGCGCAGCAGCCCTATCAGTGGCAGGTAGCATCATTCCTAAGACCCGCTAAAAAAGATATGGTGATTTATGAATTACTGATACGCGATTTCCTTTCATTGCATGATTATCAGACACTTGAAGACACTCTCAACTATTTGAAGACACTTGGTGTAAATGTAATTGAACTTATGCCAATAATGGAATTTGAAGGAAATGAAAGCTGGGGTTACAATCCAAGTTTTCATGTTGCGGTAGATAAATATTACGGACCAAAAAATTCTCTGAAAAGTTTTATTGATAAAGCACATCAGATGGGAATGGCTGTAGTACTTGATATGGTTTTAAATCATGCTTACGGTCAATCTCCTTTAGTAAGATTGTATTGGGATGCGGCAAACAACAGACCTGCAGCAAATAATCCATGGTTTAATGTTACATCGCCTAACCCGGTTTTTTCATTCGGATATGATTTTAATCATGAAAGAAATGCAACAAGATATTTTGTTGATCGTGTGAATAAATTCTGGCTGGAAGAATACAGGTTTGACGGGTTCCGTTTCGATTTTACAAAAGGCTTTACAAATGTTCCCGGTGATGGAAGTAATCATGACCAATCCAGAATTAATATTCTGCAGAGGATGAATAACAAAATCCGAGAGTACGATTCCACTGCATACGTTATACTTGAACACTTTGCGCCAAACTCGGAGGAAACCATTCTTCAGAACAGCGGTATGATGTTATGGGGTAATATGAATTACAACTATAACGAAGCAACAATGGGTTATGCGTCGGACCTTACGGGAGTTTCATACAAAAGCCGAGGCTGGACTGAACCAAACCTTGTTGCGTATATGGAAAGTCATGATGAAGAGAGATTGATGTTCAAGAACCTGCAATACGGAGCTTCGGGTCCAAACGGATACAACATTAAAAATTTTAACGTTGCAATAAACAGGATTAAACTCGCAAGCGCGTTCTACTTCCCTGTTCCCGGACCTAAAATGATCTGGCAGTTTGGTGAACTCGGGTATGATATTTCAATTGATAATCCATGCCGTGTCTGCAACAAACCAATTCTCTGGAATTATTTTAATGATGACAGAAGATTGAAACTCTATAAGGTTATGTCTGAACTGATAAAACTTAAACATACTTATTCGGTTTTCAGCACTACTGATTTTACCGCGATGTTAAACGGATATGGAAAAAGAATTAATCTAAACAGTGATTCAATGGATGTGACGATAGTAGGTAATTTTCATGTACAGGATGTTTTCGTTAATCCATCATTCCAGAAAACAGGTATGTGGTATGAGTACTTTACAGGAGACAGTATAAATGTAACAAACCAGGTAGAACCGCTTCCGCTTACACCCGGCGAGTTAAGACTTTACACGACAGTCAGGCTGCCGGCACCCGAGCCTGATCTTTTAACTGATGTCGAAACTTTTAATAATGGTATCGTTGAAGAATTTTATCTCGAACAAAATTATCCGAATCCTTTTAATCCTTCAACAGATATAACATTCAGTATAAGAGACAGAGGAATTGTAAGTCTTAAGATTTATGACATACTCGGCAGAGAAGTAAAAACACTTCTTAATGAAGAGAAGGATAACGGCATTTACCAGGTAAGATGGAACGGTGATAATAATTCCGGTTCGCTTGTTAGCAGCGGTGTTTACTTCTTCCGTTTGGAAAGCGGATCATTCATACAAACACGTAAAATGTTGATGATTAAATGA
- a CDS encoding DEAD/DEAH box helicase, which translates to MKTFSELGLEIKILKAIEELGFETPTPVQEKVIPLLTADAGSDIVALAQTGTGKTAAFGLPIIQNTITYQNGIQYLILSPTRELCLQIFDDLSSFAKYIDGIKIAAVFGGSSIERQIQKIKSGVHIISATPGRLVDLINRNVVNFSSVKTLVLDEADEMLNMGFREELEAVLKETPRSKNTLLFSATMPKEVAAIAGRYMKNPVEVTIGRKNAGAENIEHLCYLVHAKDRYLALKRIVDFNPDIFGIVFCRTRRETQEVADLLMKDGYNADALHGDLSQAQRDTVMNKFRIKHLKLLVATDVAARGLDVDNLTHIINYNLPEELDLYTHRSGRTARAGRKGVSIVIANLKEKGRLNQIEKHLNKKFSFVDVPSGKEVCEKQLFHLIDRMEKVEVDYTQIDPLLPDIFRKLEWLDREELIKKFVSVEFNRFLDYYRNTPDLNSPSDRKSTGKHKDSVEGFTRFFINLGRTDDLKPGSLMGLVNEFTGIKDIEIGDIEILKTFSFFEIDSEFEKLVISSFQNKQFKKRPIVLEVAESKRGEKKRDRSEKSERKRFKHESKPFKHRDKERVFAKKKKKRK; encoded by the coding sequence ATGAAAACGTTTAGTGAGTTAGGACTCGAAATAAAAATACTTAAAGCGATTGAAGAACTCGGATTTGAAACACCAACTCCCGTACAGGAAAAAGTAATACCTCTTTTAACTGCTGACGCAGGAAGTGATATAGTAGCGTTAGCACAGACTGGTACAGGTAAAACAGCGGCATTCGGACTGCCCATAATTCAGAACACAATTACTTATCAAAATGGAATTCAGTATTTGATATTGAGTCCCACACGCGAATTATGTCTCCAGATATTTGATGATCTTTCCTCATTCGCAAAATATATTGATGGAATTAAAATAGCCGCAGTGTTCGGCGGATCGAGTATCGAAAGGCAGATTCAAAAAATCAAAAGCGGAGTACATATTATCTCTGCAACACCCGGCAGGCTGGTTGACTTGATAAATCGAAATGTTGTAAATTTCTCTTCTGTTAAAACATTAGTGCTTGATGAAGCAGATGAAATGCTGAATATGGGATTCAGAGAAGAACTTGAAGCAGTATTAAAAGAAACTCCGAGATCAAAAAATACCCTTTTATTCTCTGCAACTATGCCGAAGGAAGTCGCCGCAATCGCGGGCAGGTACATGAAAAATCCAGTCGAAGTAACTATCGGCAGAAAAAATGCCGGCGCAGAAAATATTGAACATCTTTGCTACCTTGTTCATGCAAAAGACCGGTATCTTGCTCTTAAACGTATTGTTGATTTTAATCCCGACATTTTCGGAATAGTATTTTGCAGAACACGTAGAGAAACTCAGGAAGTTGCTGATCTTCTTATGAAAGATGGTTACAATGCCGATGCCTTGCATGGAGATCTTTCACAGGCTCAACGCGATACTGTAATGAATAAATTCAGAATTAAACATCTTAAACTTCTGGTTGCGACCGATGTTGCAGCACGCGGACTTGATGTTGATAATCTTACACACATAATAAATTATAATCTTCCCGAAGAGCTTGATTTATACACACACAGAAGCGGCAGAACAGCACGTGCAGGCAGAAAAGGTGTATCAATCGTAATCGCGAATTTGAAAGAGAAAGGAAGATTAAACCAGATTGAAAAACACCTGAACAAAAAGTTTTCTTTTGTTGATGTGCCTTCCGGAAAAGAGGTATGTGAAAAACAATTATTCCATCTTATTGACAGAATGGAAAAAGTGGAAGTTGACTACACTCAGATCGATCCACTGCTTCCCGATATTTTCAGAAAACTTGAATGGCTCGACCGTGAAGAACTTATTAAAAAATTTGTGTCGGTAGAGTTTAACAGGTTTCTTGATTATTACAGGAATACCCCCGATCTGAACTCACCATCAGATAGAAAAAGTACAGGCAAACACAAAGACAGTGTTGAAGGATTTACACGGTTCTTTATTAATCTTGGCAGAACTGATGATCTTAAACCCGGTTCATTAATGGGACTTGTAAATGAGTTCACAGGAATTAAAGATATAGAAATAGGTGACATCGAAATTCTTAAAACATTTTCATTCTTTGAGATAGATTCTGAATTTGAAAAACTTGTGATCAGTTCATTTCAGAATAAACAATTCAAAAAACGACCGATAGTTCTTGAAGTAGCTGAATCTAAAAGAGGTGAAAAGAAACGCGACAGGTCTGAAAAGTCTGAAAGAAAAAGATTTAAACACGAATCAAAACCATTCAAACACAGAGATAAAGAAAGAGTATTCGCGAAAAAGAAAAAGAAGAGAAAATAA
- a CDS encoding acyl-ACP desaturase, whose product MDIIVPNSNNPVSETLAKSEALSFLESKVKNWIDAHISKRKLWYSSDFLPSDEKMDDDKISNAIKLKERARSLHDSVRVALAINLLTEEGLPHFHRLISKYLGDDSFWAKWTNMWTAEEDRHGGVLRDYVRDSRIFNFKEIEIMQYHYQESGFNPDWDNDPYKVFVYTTLQERATQISHKNTGKLAGDNEPLLNGILTNIASDEAKHFSFYRNAFKEILEIDPNRAMLSAASVMPAIEMPGIAMNHFKEMADVVRRVGIYGPWEYKSIVEEAIKFWNIDLVTGLNEIASRAQEKIMAIPERLKKIAEYVDRKTISKTFSFDFVYNRLLSFDV is encoded by the coding sequence ATGGATATTATAGTCCCCAATAGCAACAACCCTGTTAGTGAAACTTTGGCAAAATCTGAAGCGTTAAGTTTCCTTGAATCAAAAGTTAAAAACTGGATTGATGCCCACATCTCAAAAAGAAAACTATGGTACTCGAGTGATTTTCTTCCGTCAGATGAAAAAATGGATGATGATAAAATATCCAATGCGATAAAGTTAAAAGAAAGAGCGCGAAGTCTTCATGATTCCGTTAGAGTTGCGCTCGCTATAAATCTGCTTACCGAAGAAGGTCTTCCGCATTTTCACAGACTGATTTCAAAATATCTTGGCGACGACAGCTTCTGGGCTAAGTGGACAAACATGTGGACCGCGGAAGAAGACAGGCACGGAGGTGTGTTACGGGATTATGTACGTGACAGCAGGATTTTTAATTTCAAAGAAATAGAAATCATGCAGTATCATTACCAGGAATCCGGATTTAATCCTGACTGGGATAATGATCCATATAAAGTTTTTGTTTACACAACACTGCAGGAGCGTGCGACTCAAATCTCACATAAAAATACCGGAAAGCTTGCCGGTGATAATGAACCATTACTCAATGGTATCCTTACCAACATTGCATCTGATGAAGCAAAACATTTTTCATTTTACCGCAACGCGTTTAAAGAAATTCTTGAAATTGATCCAAACCGGGCTATGCTCTCAGCCGCATCAGTTATGCCTGCGATTGAGATGCCGGGCATTGCAATGAACCACTTCAAAGAAATGGCTGATGTAGTTAGACGTGTTGGTATTTATGGTCCGTGGGAATATAAATCTATCGTTGAAGAAGCAATTAAATTCTGGAATATTGATCTTGTCACAGGTCTGAATGAAATTGCGTCACGTGCCCAGGAAAAAATTATGGCAATACCTGAACGACTTAAAAAAATTGCTGAGTACGTTGACCGGAAAACAATCAGCAAAACATTTTCATTTGACTTCGTTTATAACAGGCTGCTTTCATTTGATGTTTAA